Proteins from a genomic interval of Acidobacteriota bacterium:
- a CDS encoding efflux RND transporter periplasmic adaptor subunit: MIVSAVEGRSLPLAVLLASALALHGAEPLPPSVERPPGVPPLRLHGLVEPVNSHIVAAPRLAAGQPGASGQLVIVRLAASGAVVKKGDLLVEFDRHGQVRAASDREAEYRDFLAQLRKKAAEQRIAAARRETEATEAVNAVKVAELEMLGRELIPKIEGEKKEQALEEARAHLAALRTTQALDARVDAAELRMLGTQRDRALNAWRHAQGNVERMAVYSPIDGLVVRRSTWKGGTMAVVQEGDELRPGIPILDIVDPSAMRVRVLVNQADVQWLAVGQRARVALDAYPVRSFDARLDHLSPVATTSSLNPRVRTFHAVFSVAGTDPHLLPDLAAAVDVVPARPGEGGS, from the coding sequence ATGATCGTCAGCGCAGTCGAAGGGCGGTCGCTGCCACTTGCCGTGCTGCTTGCCAGCGCTCTTGCGCTGCACGGCGCCGAACCGCTACCGCCTTCGGTCGAGCGCCCGCCCGGTGTGCCGCCGCTGCGCCTCCACGGACTGGTCGAGCCAGTCAACAGTCATATCGTGGCCGCACCTCGGCTGGCGGCCGGACAGCCAGGCGCCAGCGGCCAGCTCGTCATCGTCCGGCTCGCGGCCTCGGGTGCCGTTGTCAAGAAGGGAGACCTGCTCGTGGAGTTCGATCGCCACGGCCAGGTCAGGGCGGCGAGCGATCGCGAGGCGGAGTACCGAGACTTCCTGGCGCAGCTCCGGAAAAAGGCCGCCGAGCAACGCATCGCCGCTGCGCGCCGTGAAACGGAGGCGACCGAGGCGGTCAACGCCGTGAAGGTGGCGGAGCTCGAGATGCTGGGCAGGGAGCTCATCCCGAAGATCGAGGGCGAGAAGAAGGAGCAGGCGCTCGAGGAGGCACGTGCGCATCTCGCTGCGCTGCGCACGACCCAGGCTCTCGACGCGCGGGTCGATGCCGCGGAGCTCCGCATGCTGGGGACACAACGCGATCGGGCCCTGAACGCGTGGCGTCATGCGCAGGGCAACGTGGAGCGCATGGCGGTGTACTCGCCCATCGACGGTCTCGTCGTGCGACGGTCGACCTGGAAGGGCGGCACCATGGCGGTCGTCCAGGAAGGAGACGAGCTCCGCCCAGGCATCCCGATCCTCGATATCGTGGACCCCTCGGCGATGCGCGTGCGCGTCCTGGTGAATCAGGCCGACGTCCAGTGGCTCGCCGTCGGGCAGCGCGCGCGTGTGGCGCTCGACGCGTACCCGGTCCGCTCGTTCGACGCCCGCCTGGACCACCTCTCGCCGGTCGCCACGACGAGCAGTCTGAATCCGCGCGTGCGCACCTTCCATGCCGTGTTCTCCGTCGCCGGCACCGACCCTCATCTGCTGCCCGATCTCGCGGCGGCGGTCGACGTCGTCCCGGCACGGCCCGGCGAAGGAGGCTCGTAA
- a CDS encoding efflux RND transporter periplasmic adaptor subunit → MVRRLAIAGIVVVAIVVVATVRRAEVAGPTALVERGPFLDELSVRGEIRPDRSVVLSAPSSGSDLQIVQMVANGTQVRAGDAVVVFDPTSHERTLEQKESELKQALAELDRVRTEQQRRVRAVVAELEQARSVVERRRLDVTAADVTSRVETEKRVLALANAERSVAEMEVKLDAEREVVAADVALATHKVDKARDDVEDTRRVIESLTLRAPRDGMVSLLPNFRAGGPLSRTAPEFRRGDRAWFGAAIAELPDLSSVRMTLRVDEADRARLVVGGRARVRVDAVPDRELAGRVDDISVIAQPDFSTFPPVRNFDVVVALDESDARLRPGMSATARLELDRLDDALLVPASAVFERDGAAVVYVVAGRTTSRRTVTVDRRGRDLIAISTGVAAGERVTLRVPDKIGATP, encoded by the coding sequence ATGGTCCGGCGCCTCGCCATCGCCGGCATCGTCGTCGTGGCCATCGTCGTGGTCGCCACCGTCCGCCGGGCGGAGGTGGCGGGCCCCACGGCGCTCGTCGAGCGCGGCCCGTTCCTCGACGAGCTGTCGGTGCGCGGCGAGATTCGTCCCGACCGATCCGTCGTGCTCTCGGCGCCGTCGTCTGGGAGCGACCTGCAGATCGTGCAGATGGTCGCCAACGGCACCCAGGTGAGGGCAGGCGACGCGGTAGTCGTCTTCGACCCGACCTCACACGAGCGAACGCTCGAGCAGAAGGAGTCCGAGTTGAAGCAGGCACTCGCCGAGCTGGATCGGGTCCGGACCGAGCAGCAGCGTCGCGTGCGAGCCGTGGTGGCCGAGCTCGAACAGGCTCGTTCGGTCGTGGAACGGCGGCGTCTCGACGTGACCGCCGCCGACGTGACGTCGAGGGTGGAGACCGAGAAGCGGGTCCTGGCGCTGGCGAACGCCGAGCGCTCCGTGGCAGAAATGGAGGTGAAGCTCGACGCCGAACGGGAGGTCGTCGCGGCCGACGTGGCGCTCGCGACCCACAAGGTCGACAAGGCGCGTGACGACGTCGAGGACACACGGCGTGTCATCGAGTCGCTCACGCTCCGCGCGCCGCGTGACGGCATGGTCTCGCTGTTGCCGAATTTCCGCGCCGGCGGCCCCTTGAGTCGCACGGCGCCGGAGTTCCGCCGCGGCGACCGCGCCTGGTTTGGCGCGGCCATTGCGGAGCTGCCGGACTTGAGCTCGGTGAGAATGACCCTGCGGGTCGACGAGGCCGATCGAGCGCGCCTGGTGGTGGGAGGGCGGGCTCGCGTCAGGGTCGACGCCGTCCCGGATCGCGAGCTGGCGGGACGTGTCGACGACATCTCGGTCATCGCCCAGCCAGACTTCTCGACCTTCCCGCCCGTGCGGAACTTCGACGTGGTCGTCGCGCTCGACGAGTCCGACGCCAGGCTCCGGCCCGGCATGAGCGCCACCGCACGGCTCGAGCTCGATCGGCTCGACGACGCACTCCTCGTTCCGGCGTCGGCGGTCTTCGAGCGAGATGGTGCTGCCGTGGTCTACGTCGTCGCCGGCCGTACGACGTCACGACGAACGGTGACGGTCGACCGACGCGGGCGGGATCTGATCGCGATCTCCACCGGCGTTGCGGCCGGCGAGCGGGTCACTCTGCGGGTCCCGGACAAGATCGGAGCCACGCCATGA
- a CDS encoding HlyD family efflux transporter periplasmic adaptor subunit, whose translation MRHAVLAVLAVAMLAGAAAVWAARFPAAGALVPTAPVREGSVEVVVRTTGEIRASRTTQVTAPPAGGSLTIVALAPTGAALEAGEVIVEFDAADQVFALEQAQYDLALADQEIARADAQAAAQVAADDVALLRARYAVRRAELDASGNEFVGTLVARQNLLLLEEARQALAQLERDIASRRETTRAAGDALHERRNKARLAVTVAERNIQSLKITAPFAGHVIVRPNLMAMGGFIFAGAVLPEYRVGDSSFPGQLIADLVDTSVLEVAAKLSERDRAAVEAGQAVSVVVDGMPATAIEGTVRSVSDVASRRAFESGGTRQFDVALDISGAPQRLWPGASVHITIAGATLDNVRSVPRAAVFDVAGTPTVYVRRPGGFDARGVQVRAWTESVAVSDELDPLWHVALVDPTKVGPDRKGAPPAPASPVTGAAP comes from the coding sequence ATGAGGCACGCCGTCCTGGCCGTGCTCGCGGTCGCGATGCTGGCCGGCGCCGCCGCCGTGTGGGCCGCTCGATTTCCGGCGGCAGGGGCACTCGTGCCGACCGCCCCCGTGCGAGAGGGCTCGGTGGAGGTGGTCGTGCGGACGACCGGCGAGATCCGCGCCAGTCGCACGACGCAGGTCACGGCGCCTCCAGCCGGTGGATCGCTCACCATCGTCGCGCTGGCGCCGACTGGGGCCGCTCTCGAGGCCGGCGAGGTCATCGTGGAATTCGACGCGGCCGATCAGGTGTTCGCGCTCGAGCAGGCACAGTACGACCTCGCGTTGGCCGACCAGGAAATCGCACGCGCGGACGCACAGGCGGCAGCCCAGGTCGCCGCCGACGACGTGGCGCTGCTGCGGGCCCGCTACGCGGTGCGACGTGCGGAACTCGACGCCAGCGGCAACGAGTTCGTCGGCACGCTCGTGGCCCGCCAGAATCTCCTCCTCCTCGAGGAGGCGCGCCAGGCGCTCGCCCAGCTCGAGCGCGACATCGCCAGCCGACGCGAGACGACACGCGCGGCCGGCGACGCCCTGCACGAGAGGCGCAACAAGGCCCGGCTCGCCGTGACCGTCGCCGAGCGAAACATCCAGAGCCTGAAGATCACGGCGCCGTTTGCGGGGCACGTCATCGTGCGGCCCAACCTGATGGCGATGGGCGGGTTCATCTTCGCCGGCGCGGTGCTGCCCGAGTATCGTGTCGGCGATTCGTCGTTTCCCGGACAGCTCATTGCCGACCTCGTCGACACGTCGGTGCTCGAGGTCGCGGCAAAGCTGTCGGAGCGCGATCGGGCAGCCGTCGAGGCCGGCCAGGCCGTCTCCGTGGTCGTCGACGGCATGCCGGCCACGGCCATCGAGGGAACGGTGCGGAGCGTCAGCGACGTGGCGTCACGCCGGGCGTTCGAGAGCGGCGGCACCCGACAGTTCGACGTCGCCCTCGACATCTCGGGCGCCCCGCAGCGTCTCTGGCCGGGCGCGAGCGTGCACATCACGATCGCCGGAGCGACGCTCGACAACGTGCGCTCGGTGCCGCGAGCGGCCGTCTTCGATGTCGCTGGCACGCCGACGGTGTACGTTCGACGCCCGGGCGGATTCGATGCCAGGGGCGTCCAGGTGCGGGCCTGGACCGAATCGGTTGCGGTCAGCGACGAGCTCGACCCGTTGTGGCATGTCGCGCTCGTCGACCCGACAAAGGTCGGCCCCGACAGGAAAGGGGCACCGCCGGCGCCGGCCTCCCCGGTGACGGGAGCCGCGCCGTGA
- a CDS encoding ABC transporter permease, producing MLGMIFGVAAVLSMLSIGAGAQQQVMAFIADLGVSNLIVEAREATEWQAFQKVRQQSPGLTFEDLRAIQAAVPGLEMVSARKRFTPNRVMPKPDSELPTVFGVAPEYQVIAGLRVVAGRFFSQDEAARAASVAVLSEGARVRLFSSDDAIGQFVKVNEQWFEVVGITAPQVAARGEIAGLSTHDRNNLIYVPTGAAIHRLEDTYSQYRDEIDGAYLRLRSTSDVGAAAAIVRGVLEASHRGTSDYALVVPAELLAEQQRTKRIFDVVMVALASISLLVGGIGIMNIMLASVLERTPEIGLRRALGARRADIVRQFVLETTLIAVAGGTAGLVLGVVMSRLIAEFAGWSTIVTPWSLALAFSVSVGVGLVFGVYPAKKAAGLDPVQALHYE from the coding sequence ATGCTCGGCATGATCTTCGGCGTGGCGGCCGTGCTGTCGATGCTTTCGATTGGCGCCGGCGCGCAGCAGCAGGTGATGGCGTTCATCGCCGACCTCGGCGTCAGCAATCTCATCGTCGAAGCGCGCGAGGCGACCGAGTGGCAGGCGTTCCAGAAGGTGCGCCAGCAGTCGCCCGGCCTGACGTTCGAGGACCTCCGGGCGATCCAGGCGGCAGTACCGGGTCTCGAGATGGTGTCGGCCCGCAAGCGATTCACGCCGAACCGCGTCATGCCGAAGCCCGACTCGGAACTCCCCACGGTCTTCGGGGTGGCGCCCGAGTATCAGGTCATCGCCGGCCTGCGCGTCGTGGCCGGCAGGTTCTTTTCCCAGGACGAAGCCGCGCGCGCCGCTTCGGTTGCCGTGCTGAGCGAGGGCGCCCGCGTCCGGCTCTTCAGCTCCGACGACGCCATCGGCCAATTCGTGAAGGTGAACGAACAGTGGTTCGAGGTCGTCGGCATCACCGCGCCGCAGGTGGCCGCCCGCGGCGAGATCGCCGGGCTCTCCACCCACGATCGGAACAACCTGATTTACGTGCCGACCGGGGCAGCCATTCATCGCCTCGAGGATACCTACAGCCAGTACCGGGACGAGATCGACGGCGCATACCTGCGGCTGCGCTCCACGAGCGACGTCGGAGCGGCTGCGGCCATCGTGCGCGGCGTGCTCGAGGCGAGCCACCGCGGGACCAGCGACTACGCGCTCGTCGTGCCGGCCGAACTGCTGGCCGAGCAGCAGCGCACGAAGCGCATCTTCGACGTGGTGATGGTGGCGCTCGCGTCGATCTCGCTGCTCGTCGGCGGCATCGGCATCATGAACATCATGCTGGCCAGCGTCCTCGAACGGACGCCCGAGATCGGCCTTCGCCGCGCCCTCGGCGCGCGGCGTGCCGACATCGTCCGGCAGTTCGTTCTCGAGACGACCCTCATCGCGGTGGCGGGCGGGACCGCCGGCCTCGTGCTCGGCGTGGTGATGTCGCGGCTCATCGCGGAGTTCGCCGGCTGGTCGACCATCGTCACACCGTGGTCGCTGGCGCTCGCCTTCTCCGTCTCGGTCGGCGTCGGACTCGTCTTCGGCGTGTATCCCGCGAAGAAGGCCGCAGGGCTCGACCCGGTGCAGGCCCTGCACTACGAGTGA